The following proteins are co-located in the Microbacterium sp. SORGH_AS_0888 genome:
- the recN gene encoding DNA repair protein RecN, which translates to MIEEMRLRDLGVIADATLPLGRGFTAITGETGAGKTMVVAGLGLLLGQRADSGAVRAGAAQAAVEGTWIVPAEGPVADRVTEAGGDLEPLGDGRAELFLGRTLSAEGRSRATVGGRTAPAGVLADLADHLIVVHGQSDQLRLRSAAAQRDALDRFAGAPVADALAAYTAAFDRARSIDVELSELVRTRDERAREAADLRAALAEIEAADPQPGEDAELALRAERLGNLEQLRMAAATAHDALSNEDDAPDAATLLAEARRSLERGGDPALTTFAAEAEELGYRVAELAASVAGYLADLDDAGPAELAAVEERRAVLAALVRAHGSLDAALDLARDGGLRLLELDDDGSRIERLEQERDAAAAVLDETAAALTAARTEAAARLATAVTQELRALALPDARVEVAVTATSATATGRDEVAILLAPHPGAEPRPVARSASGGELSRVMLAIEVVIAAGDPVPTFVFDEVDAGIGGAAAIEVGRRLATLARSAQVIVVTHLAQVAAFADNHLRVVKANDGSVTASSVQTLDGADREAEMARLLSGMPDSEVALEHARELLALARPAH; encoded by the coding sequence GTGATCGAGGAGATGCGCTTGCGCGACCTGGGTGTGATCGCGGACGCGACCCTGCCCCTCGGCCGCGGCTTCACCGCCATCACCGGGGAGACCGGTGCCGGCAAGACCATGGTCGTTGCGGGCCTGGGACTGCTGCTCGGTCAGCGGGCCGACTCCGGGGCGGTGCGTGCGGGCGCCGCGCAGGCCGCTGTCGAGGGCACCTGGATCGTGCCGGCAGAGGGGCCCGTCGCCGACCGCGTGACGGAGGCGGGCGGCGATCTGGAGCCGCTCGGCGACGGACGCGCCGAGCTCTTCCTCGGGCGAACGCTGAGCGCGGAGGGGCGCAGCCGCGCGACCGTCGGAGGACGCACGGCTCCCGCTGGTGTCCTCGCGGATCTCGCCGACCACCTCATCGTCGTACACGGTCAGTCCGACCAGCTGCGGTTGCGCTCGGCCGCCGCCCAGCGCGACGCGCTCGACCGTTTCGCGGGCGCCCCGGTCGCGGACGCCCTCGCCGCCTACACCGCCGCCTTCGACCGCGCCCGGTCGATCGACGTCGAGCTCTCGGAGCTCGTGCGGACCCGAGACGAACGCGCCCGCGAGGCGGCGGATCTGCGCGCGGCTCTCGCGGAGATCGAGGCCGCCGACCCGCAGCCGGGAGAGGACGCCGAGCTCGCCCTGCGCGCCGAGCGCCTCGGAAACCTCGAGCAGCTGCGGATGGCCGCCGCGACCGCCCATGACGCGCTGTCGAACGAGGACGACGCCCCCGACGCGGCCACGCTCCTCGCGGAGGCCCGCCGCTCGCTCGAGCGCGGCGGTGATCCGGCGCTCACGACGTTCGCCGCCGAGGCCGAGGAGCTCGGCTACCGCGTCGCCGAGCTCGCGGCATCCGTGGCCGGCTACCTCGCCGATCTCGACGACGCCGGTCCCGCCGAGCTGGCCGCGGTCGAGGAGCGCCGAGCCGTGCTGGCGGCGCTGGTCCGTGCACACGGCAGCCTCGACGCGGCCCTCGACCTCGCGCGCGACGGCGGGCTGCGTCTGCTCGAGCTCGACGACGACGGCTCGCGCATCGAGCGGCTCGAACAGGAGCGGGATGCCGCCGCGGCCGTCCTGGACGAGACCGCCGCCGCGCTCACGGCCGCTCGGACCGAGGCCGCCGCACGCCTTGCGACCGCGGTCACGCAGGAGCTGCGTGCCCTGGCGCTGCCGGATGCGCGTGTCGAGGTCGCCGTGACCGCGACCTCGGCCACGGCGACGGGGAGGGACGAGGTCGCGATCCTCCTCGCGCCGCACCCGGGCGCGGAGCCACGACCGGTGGCGCGGAGCGCGTCCGGCGGCGAGCTCAGCCGCGTCATGCTCGCGATCGAGGTCGTGATCGCCGCGGGCGACCCCGTTCCCACGTTCGTGTTCGACGAGGTCGACGCGGGCATCGGCGGTGCCGCGGCGATCGAGGTCGGCCGGCGCCTGGCGACCCTCGCCCGCAGCGCGCAGGTCATCGTCGTCACCCATCTCGCTCAGGTCGCCGCGTTCGCCGACAACCACCTGCGCGTCGTCAAGGCGAACGACGGGTCGGTGACCGCCTCCAGTGTGCAGACACTCGACGGCGCCGACCGCGAGGCCGAGATGGCCCGTCTGCTCTCCGGGATGCCGGATTCCGAGGTCGCGCTCGAACACGCCCGTGAACTGCTCGCGCTCGCCCGACCCGCCCACTGA
- a CDS encoding NAD kinase: MSDGERHILVVAHAYREDTVEAAQRVIAALQAAGATPVLAIEDRSELLPFLPEVSQLPALGADVPLDDVELAIVLGGDGTILRAAELVRGAAAPVLGINMGHVGFLAESERDDMDAAVDRVITRDYRVEERLALSVRVKDVSGTVIYETWALNEATVEKASRERMLEVVIEIDARPLSSFGCDGVVVSTPTGSTAYNFSAGGPVIWPTVEAMAVVPLSAHALFAKPLVVGPEAAVAIEVLARNAGTGILWCDGRRSHELPPGARVVVRRSTRPVRLARLHPPAFTERLVQKFHLPVSGWRGPDSTSIGGPS, from the coding sequence ATGAGCGACGGGGAGCGACACATCCTCGTCGTCGCGCATGCCTACCGGGAGGACACCGTCGAGGCGGCGCAGCGGGTGATCGCCGCGCTCCAGGCCGCCGGCGCCACGCCGGTGCTCGCGATCGAGGATCGCAGCGAGCTGCTGCCGTTCCTGCCCGAGGTCTCCCAGCTGCCCGCTCTCGGCGCCGACGTGCCGCTCGACGACGTCGAGCTGGCGATCGTTCTCGGTGGCGACGGCACGATCCTGCGAGCGGCCGAGCTCGTCCGGGGTGCCGCAGCTCCCGTGCTCGGCATCAACATGGGCCATGTCGGCTTCCTCGCCGAGAGCGAGCGCGACGACATGGACGCCGCCGTCGACCGCGTCATCACGCGCGACTACCGGGTGGAGGAGCGTCTGGCGCTCTCGGTCCGGGTCAAGGACGTCTCCGGCACCGTCATCTACGAGACCTGGGCGTTGAACGAGGCCACGGTCGAGAAGGCGAGCCGCGAACGCATGCTCGAGGTCGTGATCGAGATCGACGCGCGTCCGCTGTCCAGCTTCGGCTGCGACGGCGTGGTGGTGTCGACGCCGACGGGCTCCACGGCATACAACTTCTCGGCCGGTGGACCGGTCATCTGGCCCACGGTCGAGGCCATGGCGGTCGTGCCGCTGTCGGCGCACGCCCTGTTCGCCAAACCGCTCGTGGTCGGGCCCGAGGCGGCCGTCGCGATCGAGGTGCTCGCGCGCAACGCGGGAACCGGCATCCTCTGGTGCGACGGTCGGCGCTCCCACGAGCTGCCGCCCGGCGCGCGGGTGGTCGTCCGGCGCTCGACGCGGCCCGTCCGGCTGGCCCGCCTGCATCCGCCGGCTTTCACCGAGCGGCTCGTGCAGAAGTTCCACCTGCCCGTCTCCGGCTGGCGCGGTCCGGACAGCACCTCGATCGGCGGACCCTCGTGA
- a CDS encoding NUDIX hydrolase, which yields MAELRDEPFTPEVVSSELVYAGRVWDVRSDTVRYGDGEIVRDYVDHPGAVAVVAVDEQGRVLLIQQYRHPIRHRNWEVPAGLLDVPGERPVQAAQRELAEEADLAASRWDDLVSIFTTPGGNDEVIHLFLARDLRPVGETFAREEEEADIRMEWVPLSEAVEAVLAGRMHNGILAVGVLAAAERLRRED from the coding sequence ATGGCTGAGCTGCGCGACGAGCCGTTCACGCCCGAGGTCGTCTCGAGCGAGCTCGTGTACGCGGGCCGGGTCTGGGACGTGCGCAGCGACACGGTCCGCTACGGCGACGGGGAGATCGTGCGCGACTACGTCGACCATCCGGGGGCGGTCGCCGTCGTCGCGGTGGACGAGCAGGGGCGCGTGCTGCTGATCCAGCAGTATCGGCACCCGATCCGTCACCGCAACTGGGAGGTGCCCGCCGGTCTCCTCGACGTCCCGGGAGAGCGTCCCGTCCAGGCTGCGCAGCGTGAGCTCGCCGAGGAGGCCGACCTCGCGGCCTCGCGGTGGGATGATCTCGTCAGCATCTTCACGACGCCCGGCGGCAACGACGAGGTCATCCACCTCTTCCTCGCGCGGGATCTGCGCCCCGTGGGCGAGACGTTCGCACGCGAGGAGGAAGAGGCCGACATCCGGATGGAGTGGGTGCCGCTGTCCGAGGCGGTGGAGGCCGTGCTCGCGGGACGCATGCACAACGGCATCCTCGCGGTCGGTGTGCTCGCCGCGGCGGAACGGCTGCGGCGCGAGGACTGA
- a CDS encoding CTP synthase codes for MTNSPGSGPHGSSSDDTTKHIFVTGGVVSSLGKGLTAASLGNLLTARGLRVVMQKLDPYLNVDPGTMNPFQHGEVFVTDDGAETDLDIGHYERFLDIELSQAANVTTGQIYSQVIARERRGEYLGDTVQVIPHITDEIKRRMRLQADETPKPDVIITEVGGTVGDIESQPFLEAARQLRHELGRDNVFFVHVSLVPFMGASGEQKTKPTQHSVAALRQVGIQPDALVLRSDRPVSESNRNKIALMCDVDVEGVVNTVDLPSIYDIPSTLNDQGLDAYIARRLGLADKATEVDWTRWSKVLDAVHNPKHEVTIGLVGKYIDLPDAYLSVTEALKAGGFAQETKVQVRWIASDLCETPEGAEKALATLDGIVVPGGFGIRGIEGKLGALRFAREQRIPTLGICLGLQCMVIEYARNVAGIEGASSSEFDPDTAHPVIATMAEQVDIIDHGDMGGTMRLGLYEAELAEGSLAAEVYGASRASERHRHRYEVNNHYRDRIADAGMWFSGLSPDHGLVEYVELPRDVHPYYIATQAHPELRSRPTQANPLFRGLIAAALARHRASELFDVDNG; via the coding sequence GTGACGAACTCTCCTGGATCAGGTCCCCACGGCAGCTCTTCAGACGACACCACCAAGCACATCTTCGTGACCGGCGGTGTCGTCTCCTCGTTGGGGAAGGGCCTGACGGCCGCGAGCCTCGGCAACCTCCTCACCGCACGGGGACTGCGCGTCGTCATGCAGAAGCTCGACCCGTACCTGAACGTCGACCCGGGCACCATGAACCCCTTCCAGCACGGCGAGGTGTTCGTCACCGATGACGGCGCCGAGACCGATCTCGACATCGGCCACTACGAGCGCTTCCTCGACATCGAGCTGAGCCAGGCCGCGAACGTCACGACCGGACAGATCTACTCGCAGGTCATCGCGCGCGAGCGCCGCGGCGAGTACCTCGGCGACACCGTGCAGGTGATCCCGCACATCACCGACGAGATCAAGCGCCGGATGCGGCTGCAGGCCGACGAGACGCCGAAGCCCGACGTGATCATCACCGAGGTCGGCGGCACCGTCGGCGACATCGAGTCGCAGCCGTTCCTCGAGGCCGCGCGCCAGCTGCGCCACGAGCTCGGGCGCGACAACGTGTTCTTCGTGCACGTCTCACTCGTGCCGTTCATGGGCGCGTCGGGCGAGCAGAAGACCAAGCCCACACAGCACTCCGTCGCCGCCCTCCGCCAGGTCGGCATCCAGCCGGACGCGCTCGTGCTCCGCAGCGACCGCCCGGTGAGCGAGAGCAATCGGAACAAGATCGCGCTCATGTGCGACGTCGACGTCGAGGGCGTCGTCAACACCGTCGACCTGCCGAGCATCTACGACATCCCCTCGACCCTGAACGACCAGGGGCTCGACGCCTACATCGCGCGGCGTCTCGGCCTCGCCGACAAGGCCACGGAGGTCGACTGGACGCGCTGGAGCAAGGTGCTCGACGCCGTGCACAACCCGAAGCACGAGGTGACGATCGGCCTGGTCGGCAAGTACATCGACCTGCCGGACGCGTACCTCTCGGTCACCGAGGCGCTGAAGGCCGGCGGTTTCGCGCAGGAGACCAAGGTCCAGGTGCGGTGGATCGCGTCCGATCTGTGCGAGACGCCGGAGGGCGCCGAGAAGGCGCTCGCCACGCTCGACGGCATCGTCGTCCCGGGCGGGTTCGGCATCCGTGGCATCGAGGGCAAGCTCGGGGCCCTGCGCTTCGCCCGCGAGCAGCGCATCCCGACCCTCGGGATCTGCCTCGGCCTGCAGTGCATGGTCATCGAGTACGCGCGCAACGTCGCCGGCATCGAGGGCGCGTCCTCCAGCGAGTTCGACCCCGACACGGCTCACCCCGTCATCGCGACGATGGCGGAGCAGGTCGACATCATCGACCACGGCGACATGGGCGGCACCATGCGCCTGGGGCTGTACGAGGCGGAGCTCGCGGAGGGATCGCTGGCCGCCGAGGTGTACGGCGCGAGCCGCGCGAGCGAACGCCACCGTCACCGCTACGAGGTCAACAACCACTACCGCGACCGGATCGCGGACGCCGGCATGTGGTTCTCGGGGCTCTCGCCCGACCACGGCCTCGTCGAGTACGTCGAGCTGCCCCGCGACGTCCACCCCTACTACATCGCAACCCAGGCCCACCCCGAGCTTCGCTCGCGTCCGACCCAGGCGAACCCGCTGTTCCGGGGCCTGATCGCTGCGGCGCTCGCGCGGCACCGTGCGAGCGAGCTGTTCGACGTCGACAATGGCTGA
- the xerD gene encoding site-specific tyrosine recombinase XerD → MRLDRAVDVYLRHVTIERGLAAHTVAAYRRDLAGYVGWLADRGVAEIEAVSAELVAAFAADRASAVPLPAASSLARLQSSVRGLHRFLAQEGIVETDPAAKLRPPKLPQRLPKALTIDQVERLLAAAGPEPGADTVADAAGLRDRALLELLYATGARVSEVVQLDVDDLAHGDVLRVRGKGSKERIVPVGSYARAAVAAYLARARPGLAANGRGTPRLFLGMRGAPLSRQSAWLIIQRAAERAELTAHVSPHTLRHSFATHLLQGGADVRVVQELLGHASVATTQIYTHVSVDALRDVYTTAHPRAR, encoded by the coding sequence ATGCGTCTCGACCGGGCCGTGGACGTGTATCTGCGGCACGTGACGATCGAGCGGGGGCTCGCGGCCCACACGGTCGCCGCCTACCGGCGCGACCTCGCGGGCTACGTCGGGTGGCTCGCGGATCGCGGCGTCGCCGAGATCGAGGCGGTGAGCGCCGAGCTCGTCGCCGCCTTCGCCGCGGACCGGGCCTCGGCCGTCCCCCTGCCGGCGGCGTCGAGCCTCGCCCGACTGCAGTCGTCGGTGCGGGGGCTCCACCGGTTCCTCGCACAGGAGGGGATCGTCGAGACCGACCCCGCGGCGAAGCTGCGGCCGCCCAAGCTCCCGCAGCGGCTCCCGAAGGCGCTCACGATCGATCAGGTCGAGAGGCTGCTGGCCGCGGCCGGTCCGGAACCGGGCGCCGACACGGTCGCGGACGCCGCGGGGCTGCGCGACCGCGCGCTGCTCGAGCTGCTCTATGCGACGGGCGCCCGTGTGAGCGAGGTCGTGCAGCTGGATGTCGACGACCTCGCCCACGGCGATGTGCTGCGCGTGCGCGGCAAGGGGTCGAAGGAGCGCATCGTCCCGGTCGGCTCCTATGCGCGGGCGGCGGTGGCGGCCTACCTCGCCCGGGCACGCCCGGGGCTCGCGGCGAACGGTCGAGGCACGCCACGGCTGTTCCTCGGGATGCGGGGCGCCCCGCTGTCGCGGCAGAGTGCCTGGCTCATCATCCAGCGGGCGGCCGAGCGGGCGGAGCTGACCGCGCACGTCTCGCCGCACACCCTGCGGCACTCGTTCGCGACGCACCTGCTGCAGGGGGGTGCCGACGTGCGTGTCGTCCAGGAGCTCCTGGGGCATGCCTCGGTCGCGACGACGCAGATCTACACCCACGTGAGCGTGGACGCGCTCCGCGACGTCTACACCACGGCGCACCCGCGGGCGCGATAG
- a CDS encoding TlyA family RNA methyltransferase, whose translation MTERLDAALASRGLARSRTHAAALVAGGLVSVDGRPVVKPSVRVAVDARLEVAGADHYVSRAAHKLLAALDGFGIEVDGRTALDMGASTGGFTQVLRERGAAPVIAIDVGHGQLAPEIARDPGVVAIEGMNVRYLTPESLRAASGVDAAPGVVVGDLSFISLVHVLPAVRAVAAPAAEIVLLVKPQFEVGRTAVRGGLVTEPPLRAEAVETVLWAAWDQGLRTRGLLPSPLPGTHGNREYLVRLAAEDGESPTEWMAEIQRMTGDG comes from the coding sequence ATGACCGAGCGGCTCGACGCGGCCCTCGCCTCCCGCGGGCTCGCCCGCTCCCGAACACATGCGGCTGCGCTGGTGGCCGGAGGCCTCGTGAGCGTCGACGGACGACCCGTCGTCAAACCCTCCGTCCGCGTCGCAGTCGACGCCCGGCTGGAGGTCGCCGGCGCCGACCACTACGTCAGCCGTGCCGCGCACAAGCTGCTCGCCGCGCTCGACGGCTTCGGCATCGAGGTCGACGGTCGCACCGCGCTCGACATGGGCGCATCGACCGGAGGTTTCACGCAGGTCCTCCGAGAGCGCGGTGCCGCTCCCGTGATCGCGATCGACGTCGGACACGGCCAGCTCGCCCCGGAGATCGCCCGCGACCCCGGCGTCGTCGCGATCGAGGGGATGAACGTGCGCTACCTCACTCCCGAGTCGCTGCGTGCAGCCAGCGGCGTGGACGCGGCGCCCGGCGTCGTCGTGGGCGACCTGTCGTTCATCTCGCTCGTGCACGTGCTCCCGGCCGTACGTGCGGTCGCCGCCCCTGCTGCGGAGATCGTCCTTCTGGTCAAGCCGCAGTTCGAGGTCGGGCGCACGGCCGTGCGCGGCGGTCTCGTGACCGAGCCGCCGCTGCGCGCGGAGGCCGTCGAGACCGTGCTCTGGGCCGCGTGGGATCAGGGGCTGCGCACCCGCGGCCTGCTGCCCTCGCCGCTGCCCGGCACGCACGGCAATCGGGAGTACCTGGTCCGGCTGGCCGCCGAGGACGGCGAGTCTCCGACAGAATGGATGGCAGAGATCCAGCGCATGACGGGAGACGGATGA